In Fluviispira sanaruensis, a genomic segment contains:
- a CDS encoding acyltransferase yields MDKYIEQHKKRLSYMPWLYYSLKPKQLQWAQTWQKEVQKKLSELETVKIGKDCFISPDSHIFAEPGRDIIIGNRVTIAANVVLHGPITIGDGVSLNSGVLIDGGAKGVFIGKNTRIASGVYIYAFNHATSPNRLIKDQPVISKGIHIGEDVWLSSNVGITDGNNIGSYSVVGMGAIVTHDVPEWAIVAGVPAKVIGDRRMSKDVFKANDKSSPNSD; encoded by the coding sequence ATGGATAAATATATAGAACAGCATAAAAAAAGATTATCATATATGCCGTGGCTTTATTATTCGTTAAAACCAAAACAATTACAGTGGGCTCAGACCTGGCAAAAAGAAGTCCAGAAAAAATTATCGGAACTGGAAACGGTTAAAATTGGTAAAGATTGTTTTATCTCTCCAGATTCTCATATTTTTGCAGAACCAGGGAGGGATATTATAATAGGAAATCGTGTTACGATAGCTGCAAATGTTGTGTTGCATGGGCCTATTACGATAGGTGATGGTGTGAGCCTAAACTCTGGGGTGCTTATCGATGGCGGTGCTAAAGGGGTTTTTATTGGAAAAAACACACGAATAGCAAGTGGAGTTTATATTTATGCTTTTAATCATGCGACCTCGCCAAATCGTTTGATTAAGGATCAGCCCGTGATCTCCAAAGGAATTCATATAGGAGAAGACGTTTGGCTGTCTTCAAATGTAGGAATTACTGATGGCAATAATATTGGCAGTTACAGTGTGGTTGGAATGGGGGCCATTGTGACCCACGATGTGCCTGAATGGGCGATTGTGGCAGGCGTGCCAGCAAAAGTCATTGGAGATCGCAGAATGTCAAAAGATGTTTTCAAAGCCAATGATAAAAGCTCCCCAAACTCCGATTAA
- the nadA gene encoding quinolinate synthase NadA, whose product MSITYQMPLPEPYPSLSIEEMKERIQKIRIKFGKKLVILAHHYQRPEIVELSDIRGDSLQLAQYAASQKDADYIVFCGVHFMAEGSDILKRGEQIIVLPDLGAGCDMADMADADDVEEAFAQLIEIVGHDSIMPVTYINSTAALKAFVAQKGGIICTSSNAHKIVDWALKERKILFFYPDQHLGRNTAKQLGIPLEKIKIWNPKKPYGGLDKTEIKMTQVMLWQGCCPVHMMFSAKQIATIRAKDPEYKIIAHPECSMEVVDQADFSGSTDFIVRTIAQSPKGSKWAVGTELNLVNRIAKENPDKSVVSINPFMCLCGTMNRIDLPHLTWALEEIEKGTPKNIIEVHEPVRSLARQALIRMLEMSVKL is encoded by the coding sequence ATGTCAATAACATATCAAATGCCTCTACCAGAACCATATCCTTCACTTTCTATTGAAGAAATGAAAGAGCGGATTCAAAAAATCAGAATTAAATTTGGAAAAAAACTTGTCATTCTTGCTCATCATTATCAAAGACCAGAAATTGTCGAATTAAGTGATATTCGTGGTGATTCTTTGCAATTGGCACAGTATGCTGCCAGTCAAAAAGATGCAGATTATATTGTTTTCTGTGGCGTGCATTTTATGGCCGAAGGTTCAGACATTTTAAAAAGAGGTGAGCAAATAATTGTTCTTCCCGATCTGGGAGCTGGCTGTGATATGGCGGACATGGCCGATGCAGATGACGTTGAAGAAGCTTTTGCACAGCTCATAGAAATTGTTGGGCATGACAGTATTATGCCTGTTACTTATATCAACTCCACCGCAGCACTCAAAGCTTTTGTTGCACAAAAAGGTGGGATAATCTGTACAAGTTCAAATGCGCATAAAATTGTGGATTGGGCTCTTAAAGAAAGAAAAATTTTATTTTTCTATCCAGATCAGCATTTAGGTAGAAACACAGCAAAACAATTGGGCATACCACTTGAAAAAATTAAAATTTGGAATCCTAAAAAACCCTATGGTGGCCTTGATAAAACTGAGATTAAAATGACTCAAGTCATGCTTTGGCAAGGCTGTTGTCCTGTGCATATGATGTTTAGTGCAAAACAAATAGCGACTATTCGTGCAAAAGATCCAGAATATAAAATAATTGCGCATCCTGAATGTTCGATGGAAGTTGTAGATCAAGCCGATTTTTCAGGATCTACAGATTTTATTGTGCGAACAATTGCGCAAAGTCCGAAAGGAAGTAAGTGGGCCGTTGGCACAGAACTCAATTTAGTCAATCGGATTGCAAAAGAGAATCCCGACAAATCCGTTGTCAGCATAAATCCTTTTATGTGTTTATGCGGTACGATGAATAGAATTGATCTACCTCATTTGACTTGGGCTCTTGAAGAAATCGAAAAAGGCACACCTAAAAATATCATTGAAGTGCATGAGCCTGTACGTTCATTAGCAAGGCAAGCTCTTATACGCATGCTTGAAATGAGTGTTAAACTTTAA
- a CDS encoding ATP-binding cassette domain-containing protein, translated as MTKNLFSSIKNNLFLKILFLRPHFRFTIFLISLLASIASILIPYYQKNFINSLSLPGQVSHSDLFIYMTMVFVCGIIAQSLAFLGKYISFFEANFVQKWLSKVTYNKTFIIKNLDKNNLTVGQVLSIYASDIQTASTLIDDVMPNITSYILPILLAPIAIIMMTNLNPVNIFILLISLLIINFLMAIKQGKFFYRNKLYAAIRVGYVNEWLQNMRAIRMLNWITAVEDKIKQARFSETKNRLAMVTNGSTMNSLGYTAPFFINIFSVYILIKLEGNNINPGEIFSLLWIFGVLLTRPLRMLPMTLVTISDCYTSIKRIENYWSTEMEAEISETPYQLSLTDGSSIKVKNLRYSIGKNILLEGINIDIKKNEFVAIIGELGAGKSSLISALMNLNNISYDEYNIENKSVTEMKFDELKSYFTYVPQNLFIINSTLRDNVAFEYNYPKDNDSKILEALELSQFIFAKENLEKGLDTEIGERGVNLSGGQKQRVSIARAYYAQSPIVILDDCLSALDVRTEKKLNDVLLNGAWKNKTKILVTHRLSILPHCHRVIFMKNGKIVEDGPFQEIMQSSKQVRDFVMSLESKD; from the coding sequence ATGACAAAAAATTTATTTTCTTCAATTAAAAATAATCTCTTTCTTAAAATTCTCTTTTTACGTCCGCATTTTCGTTTCACAATTTTTCTTATAAGTTTATTAGCAAGTATAGCATCAATACTTATTCCATATTATCAGAAAAACTTTATAAATTCTTTGTCGTTGCCTGGGCAAGTTTCACATTCGGATTTGTTTATTTATATGACAATGGTTTTTGTTTGTGGAATCATCGCGCAATCCTTAGCATTTCTTGGGAAATATATCAGCTTTTTTGAGGCAAATTTTGTGCAAAAATGGCTATCAAAAGTAACTTATAATAAAACATTTATTATTAAAAATTTAGATAAAAACAACTTAACAGTTGGGCAGGTTTTGTCAATCTATGCGAGCGATATACAGACTGCATCTACTCTCATTGATGATGTTATGCCAAATATCACTTCATATATTTTGCCAATACTTCTCGCGCCTATTGCTATTATTATGATGACAAATCTCAATCCCGTAAATATTTTTATTTTGCTTATTTCGCTTCTCATAATTAACTTTTTAATGGCAATTAAACAAGGTAAATTCTTCTATCGCAATAAACTGTATGCAGCAATAAGAGTTGGCTATGTTAATGAATGGCTTCAAAATATGCGAGCCATTCGTATGCTCAATTGGATCACGGCTGTAGAAGATAAAATCAAACAAGCCCGTTTTTCTGAAACCAAAAATCGTTTAGCTATGGTGACAAATGGCAGTACTATGAATTCTTTGGGTTATACAGCACCATTTTTTATCAACATCTTTTCTGTCTATATATTGATTAAATTAGAAGGTAATAATATTAATCCAGGGGAAATATTTAGTTTACTCTGGATTTTTGGTGTATTGTTAACCCGTCCGCTTCGTATGCTACCGATGACTCTTGTTACAATCAGTGATTGCTATACATCAATTAAAAGAATTGAAAATTATTGGTCAACTGAAATGGAAGCTGAGATAAGTGAAACTCCCTATCAACTTTCTTTGACCGATGGTTCCTCCATCAAAGTAAAAAATCTGAGATATAGTATAGGAAAAAATATTCTCTTAGAAGGAATAAATATAGACATTAAAAAGAATGAATTTGTTGCTATCATTGGCGAATTGGGAGCTGGGAAGTCTAGCCTTATTTCTGCTTTGATGAACTTAAATAATATTTCATATGACGAATATAATATTGAGAATAAGTCTGTTACTGAAATGAAGTTTGATGAATTAAAAAGTTATTTTACTTACGTGCCTCAAAATTTATTTATTATTAATTCAACTTTAAGAGACAATGTTGCCTTTGAGTACAATTATCCGAAAGACAATGATAGTAAAATTCTTGAAGCTTTAGAACTTTCACAATTTATTTTTGCAAAAGAAAATTTAGAGAAAGGGCTTGATACAGAAATTGGCGAACGAGGGGTTAATTTATCTGGTGGGCAAAAGCAGAGAGTTTCTATTGCCAGAGCATATTACGCGCAAAGTCCCATTGTTATTCTCGATGACTGTTTGAGCGCATTAGATGTTCGTACAGAGAAAAAATTAAACGATGTTTTATTGAATGGAGCTTGGAAGAATAAAACAAAAATATTAGTCACTCACAGATTATCAATCTTACCTCACTGTCATAGAGTTATTTTTATGAAAAATGGGAAGATTGTTGAAGACGGTCCATTTCAGGAAATCATGCAATCTTCTAAGCAAGTCAGAGATTTCGTTATGTCACTCGAAAGCAAGGACTGA
- a CDS encoding heparan-alpha-glucosaminide N-acetyltransferase domain-containing protein, with protein MRIQALDKARGVVLIIMAIDHAKEMIGKNIIFSGEFWNRNFPFYEDSFLFFTRLIAHICAPSFAFMMGLSMILLTHANNVKWQDEVKLWKYFCLRGFILILFEYLIFAPLWSFAFKDPSIIFRFAVISMLGSLMILISFLVKRHWSIQVIVMLLSIFIPPFIISLGELDAKNINFLLNILFVPDGQYFIYSVFPYFGIGILGLLFGKILIKKEKMAFTLLPILGAVFIALFIFSRLWGDLYFNLKNPVSLNDSNWWSFFYMIKYPPSLTYLLFTLGIFFLLFSIIYFIDKIGSNKIIIVSKFLEVANVYGKSTFFFYAAHLFILCLLGVLILDILKWSSITDVAYGWIIALIIIYPLCKWYRDFKKKKNENSLWRML; from the coding sequence ATGAGAATTCAAGCTCTAGATAAAGCCCGAGGTGTTGTTTTAATAATTATGGCTATTGATCATGCAAAAGAAATGATCGGAAAAAATATAATTTTTAGCGGAGAGTTCTGGAATAGAAACTTCCCATTTTATGAGGATTCTTTTTTATTTTTCACACGCTTAATCGCTCATATATGCGCACCATCTTTTGCTTTTATGATGGGTTTAAGCATGATCCTTCTAACACATGCCAACAATGTAAAATGGCAGGACGAAGTTAAGTTGTGGAAGTATTTTTGCTTAAGAGGTTTTATCTTAATACTATTTGAATACTTAATATTTGCCCCCTTATGGAGCTTTGCCTTTAAAGACCCCTCTATTATCTTTCGCTTCGCTGTGATCTCTATGCTAGGTTCCTTAATGATTTTAATTTCATTTCTCGTTAAACGGCATTGGTCTATTCAAGTAATTGTTATGTTGTTAAGCATATTTATTCCTCCATTCATTATTTCATTGGGAGAACTCGATGCAAAAAATATAAATTTCTTATTGAATATTCTGTTCGTACCTGATGGCCAATATTTTATTTATTCCGTATTCCCATATTTTGGTATTGGTATTTTAGGATTATTATTTGGCAAAATTTTAATAAAAAAGGAAAAAATGGCCTTCACACTGCTCCCTATTCTTGGAGCTGTATTTATAGCACTCTTTATATTCAGTCGCCTATGGGGAGATTTGTATTTCAATTTAAAGAATCCAGTTTCACTCAATGATTCGAATTGGTGGAGTTTCTTTTATATGATCAAATACCCACCCTCACTTACCTATTTATTATTTACACTCGGCATTTTTTTCTTACTCTTCTCGATAATCTATTTTATAGATAAAATTGGTTCGAATAAAATTATTATTGTCTCTAAGTTTTTAGAAGTAGCTAATGTCTATGGAAAATCGACCTTCTTTTTCTATGCCGCACATCTTTTTATTCTTTGTTTATTAGGAGTTTTAATACTAGATATCTTGAAATGGTCTTCAATTACCGATGTGGCATACGGGTGGATTATTGCACTCATAATAATATATCCTTTATGCAAATGGTATCGTGATTTTAAGAAAAAGAAAAATGAAAATTCTCTTTGGCGAATGCTATAA
- a CDS encoding cyclic nucleotide-binding domain-containing protein yields MLESYKNIPLLNDLSESQLEKLKEISTELRLKTGETLVNEGEVDHRFFIIIEGKVEIIKKNGSRYYPIAQLSQGEIVGEMILFENAPRSASVKTMEPSVILCFDLEKVKNNPYFLDVYAKLTTFFGEKISRRLRYTNEVTVEILKERLAIGSFAVNIIAITTLYAISLQILQKLKSIMSNSTLVTIIVLMSFCYFIISMMINSGYPLKTFGLTFQNWKRVLLESFLYTTPFLLTILLIKFCIITFIDKFHNLALFDPMAIFKTSADVNMKVYFAALFGYIIFVPIQELIVRSGIQSALQKFLSGSKTKTTWMAILLSNVLFAGGHSHISPGFALSVFIPGIFWGWLYAKQNSIIGVSFSHILIGVWGAFIIGFENIF; encoded by the coding sequence ATGCTTGAATCTTACAAAAATATTCCCCTTTTAAACGATTTAAGTGAAAGCCAACTCGAAAAATTAAAAGAAATATCAACAGAGCTTCGTTTAAAAACAGGAGAAACTCTTGTTAATGAAGGTGAAGTAGACCATAGATTTTTTATAATTATTGAAGGAAAAGTTGAGATTATAAAAAAAAATGGCTCACGTTATTATCCGATTGCTCAACTTTCTCAAGGTGAAATCGTCGGAGAAATGATCTTATTTGAAAATGCTCCACGTTCTGCAAGTGTAAAGACAATGGAACCATCTGTCATTTTGTGCTTCGATCTTGAGAAGGTTAAAAACAATCCCTATTTTCTGGATGTATATGCTAAATTAACAACATTTTTTGGTGAAAAAATATCAAGAAGGCTACGTTATACAAACGAAGTCACAGTCGAAATTCTTAAAGAACGTTTGGCTATCGGAAGTTTTGCAGTCAATATAATTGCCATAACAACCCTATATGCAATAAGTTTACAGATATTACAAAAACTTAAATCCATAATGTCAAATTCAACTCTTGTTACCATTATTGTCTTAATGTCATTTTGTTACTTTATAATATCAATGATGATTAATAGCGGATATCCATTAAAAACATTTGGTTTAACTTTTCAAAATTGGAAGAGAGTGTTGCTCGAATCATTTTTATATACAACTCCTTTTTTACTTACTATTCTCTTAATAAAGTTCTGTATAATAACTTTCATCGATAAATTTCATAATCTAGCTTTATTCGATCCTATGGCAATTTTTAAAACCAGTGCTGATGTTAATATGAAAGTTTATTTTGCTGCCTTATTTGGTTATATTATTTTTGTACCCATTCAGGAATTAATTGTCCGCAGTGGTATTCAATCTGCCTTACAAAAATTTCTATCTGGTTCAAAAACCAAAACAACTTGGATGGCAATTTTATTATCTAATGTTTTATTTGCAGGCGGACATTCTCATATAAGCCCAGGCTTTGCTTTATCTGTTTTTATTCCTGGTATTTTTTGGGGATGGCTTTATGCTAAGCAGAATTCAATCATAGGAGTGAGTTTTTCCCATATTTTAATCGGAGTTTGGGGAGCTTTTATCATTGGCTTTGAAAACATCTTTTGA
- a CDS encoding TetR/AcrR family transcriptional regulator — MKSKYKTKYSIERFNRKNARMITILSVAIDLFAQKGYELSTTKEIAINAKCSEGLIFKYFKSKANLLSTILEKGLSCTFSKTALHIQNQENLANILSEFMQWTLEELWEERKVFQIYYAQLLQGNINLTTFRNYEDFFAQHKKNLIKILQKNLKKQILNESECENIFLAINSFALNICILNSVHSCQSQENIFKKGQDFIKVFIH, encoded by the coding sequence ATGAAAAGCAAATATAAAACAAAATACTCAATTGAACGTTTTAATAGAAAAAATGCGAGAATGATAACAATTCTTAGTGTTGCAATCGATTTATTTGCACAAAAGGGATATGAACTGTCAACAACAAAGGAAATTGCAATAAATGCAAAATGCTCTGAAGGACTCATTTTCAAATATTTTAAGAGTAAAGCCAATCTTCTCTCAACTATATTGGAAAAAGGTCTTTCTTGTACTTTTAGTAAAACCGCACTTCACATTCAGAACCAAGAGAATTTAGCAAATATTTTATCTGAATTTATGCAATGGACGCTGGAAGAATTATGGGAAGAACGAAAAGTTTTCCAAATTTATTACGCTCAACTCCTCCAGGGCAATATTAACTTAACTACTTTTCGCAATTATGAAGATTTTTTCGCTCAGCATAAAAAAAATCTTATTAAAATATTACAAAAAAACTTAAAAAAACAAATATTGAATGAGAGTGAATGTGAAAATATCTTTTTGGCAATAAACTCATTTGCTCTCAATATATGTATATTAAACTCAGTGCACTCGTGTCAATCGCAAGAAAATATCTTCAAGAAAGGTCAAGACTTTATAAAAGTTTTCATTCATTAG
- the purH gene encoding bifunctional phosphoribosylaminoimidazolecarboxamide formyltransferase/IMP cyclohydrolase, giving the protein MSHYSATLSQPVKDLVKVRRALLSVSDKNGLKELCVFLNKIGCQLVATSSTYKAIIDFGLPCLTVDSITKFPEILGGRVKTLHPKIFGGILAREYLESDLADMKEHEIEIFDLVVCNLYPFQEVLNKGVESEELVENIDIGGVSLLRAAAKNHASISILTDVKDYKSLVENIVENNGSVSLALRRQLAIKALRETASYDELIAASLESSFKVENCLTHKIGPVRAENVKAIDSLPENICLSLNKIQSLRYGENPHQQAAFYRLSDMQAHDVCSLVNMKCFHGKELSYNNMLDIEHIIRLASDLKDKCAAIILKHNTPCGVGISDISISDAYSLAFESDPVSPFGGIVCLTKKVTVELAKKLYETFLEVVIAPEFDNEALQLLQKKKNLRLATYDSLLPLSNKTIFTHVQGGFLAQSANDIVIDKSKVTYPTLLKPNEEIFAALEFGMTVVKHVRSNAIVLANAKQTLSIAGGFTNRVDAVHNCLNKNRLSLDNAILASDAFFPFADSIDIIHKYGIKHIVQPGGSVQDAEVIKACDKYGISMLFTGSRHFKH; this is encoded by the coding sequence ATGAGTCATTATTCCGCCACGTTATCGCAACCAGTAAAAGATTTGGTTAAAGTGCGCAGAGCTCTTTTGTCCGTCTCTGATAAAAATGGGCTGAAAGAACTTTGTGTTTTTTTAAATAAAATAGGCTGCCAACTTGTAGCTACGTCTTCAACATATAAAGCAATAATCGACTTCGGATTGCCATGTTTGACCGTCGATTCAATCACAAAGTTTCCAGAAATATTGGGTGGTAGAGTAAAAACTCTCCACCCAAAAATTTTTGGTGGGATTCTCGCTCGTGAATACCTTGAAAGTGATCTTGCGGATATGAAAGAACATGAAATTGAAATATTTGATTTGGTTGTTTGCAATCTTTATCCCTTTCAAGAGGTGTTAAATAAGGGGGTTGAGTCAGAGGAACTTGTTGAAAATATTGATATAGGTGGCGTTAGCTTGTTACGCGCTGCTGCGAAGAATCATGCATCCATTTCTATTTTAACGGATGTCAAAGACTATAAATCCCTAGTTGAAAATATTGTTGAAAATAATGGGTCAGTTTCCTTAGCACTGCGAAGACAATTAGCAATAAAAGCCTTACGTGAAACCGCTTCTTATGATGAATTGATAGCGGCATCGCTTGAAAGTAGTTTTAAAGTAGAAAATTGTCTCACTCATAAAATAGGCCCAGTCAGAGCAGAAAATGTGAAAGCCATAGATTCATTGCCAGAGAATATTTGCTTATCGTTAAACAAAATTCAATCATTGCGCTATGGAGAAAATCCACATCAACAGGCTGCATTTTATCGTTTATCAGATATGCAAGCGCATGATGTTTGCTCGCTTGTGAATATGAAGTGTTTTCATGGAAAAGAGTTAAGCTATAATAATATGCTAGATATAGAGCATATTATTCGCTTAGCGAGTGATTTAAAAGACAAGTGTGCAGCGATTATTTTGAAACACAACACGCCTTGTGGCGTTGGAATTTCAGATATTTCTATTTCCGATGCTTATAGTTTGGCGTTTGAATCAGACCCCGTCAGTCCATTTGGCGGTATTGTTTGCTTAACGAAAAAAGTAACTGTTGAACTAGCCAAAAAACTTTATGAGACATTTTTAGAAGTGGTTATTGCTCCAGAGTTTGACAATGAAGCATTGCAATTGCTGCAAAAGAAAAAAAATCTGCGCTTAGCAACATATGATTCCTTGTTACCTTTATCAAATAAAACTATTTTTACCCATGTTCAAGGTGGCTTTTTGGCTCAATCTGCAAATGATATCGTGATAGATAAAAGCAAAGTGACATATCCAACTTTGTTGAAGCCAAACGAAGAAATATTTGCAGCCTTAGAGTTTGGAATGACTGTAGTCAAACATGTGCGATCGAATGCTATCGTTTTAGCAAATGCAAAACAAACTTTATCTATTGCGGGAGGCTTCACAAATCGAGTGGATGCTGTGCACAATTGCTTAAATAAGAACAGATTGTCACTCGACAATGCAATATTAGCAAGTGATGCCTTCTTTCCTTTTGCAGATAGTATAGATATTATTCATAAATATGGGATAAAACACATTGTCCAGCCTGGTGGCAGCGTACAGGATGCGGAAGTGATAAAAGCATGTGATAAATATGGAATTTCCATGTTATTTACAGGTTCAAGACACTTTAAACACTAA
- a CDS encoding cation:proton antiporter, with product MPHIPQLIIDLSVMLGVAAIVTYIFKKINQPVVLGYIVAGIIVGPYSPPIFSVVDVSSVNTWAELGVIFLMFSLGLEFSFRRLAKVGISAGGTALIQIIFMLIIGIFIAEFIGWSHMDSIFLGCMIAISSTTIIIKALDELGLKNKKFVDLVFGILIVEDLAAILMLVALTNISLTSSVGAFDLLIAGGKLALVVSIWFLVGIFIVPRFVKKVSQQNNNEMLIVVSIGLCLCLVALASYFNYSVALGAFIMGSIISETPESHQIENLLQPLKDIFGAVFFVSVGMLLDPHAILNNISSILIITAAIVFGKLFSVTFGAIVTGQTLTNSVKTGFSMAQIGEFSFIIASLGLSFKVINESIYPIIVTASLITTFTTPYLIRYSAKIANSLEQKMPISIKNKLTHYTSWFQRITVVEDKQKDLNKKLLQWILNLFVVIAVFLLISEKISPIISNYIQKELVVKVISWLVAFILASPSIWAMLNIFKIKYERNLKNIIGKEVISLFVSRTLTIFIIGLLSLKFFPSPLTLVATIIASILFMILFRNRIGKYYNWIESQFSSSYNLEEKTKPHQPILYEQLAPWDAHLVDIKVPINSFVIGKSIVDLNLRQKYGITIVAIERGEHTIVSPDINDIIYPSDTLLCFSTDQEIDIFKAELENSNNIVQSSKVIPEYDLKRFFINRSSYINGLSIKDSAVREKFNCIIVGIERNNERIKNPNSSTILLADDILWVVGEVNKLELFALKI from the coding sequence ATGCCCCATATACCTCAGCTGATAATCGATCTTTCCGTAATGCTCGGGGTTGCTGCAATTGTGACCTATATTTTTAAAAAGATCAATCAACCTGTCGTATTGGGATATATTGTCGCAGGTATTATAGTTGGCCCCTACTCTCCCCCAATCTTTTCTGTTGTCGATGTTTCTTCCGTAAATACATGGGCAGAACTTGGTGTTATTTTTCTTATGTTTTCTCTTGGCCTTGAATTTAGTTTTAGAAGATTGGCAAAGGTAGGAATATCAGCAGGCGGAACAGCGCTGATTCAAATTATTTTCATGCTCATTATTGGCATATTTATTGCTGAATTCATTGGCTGGTCACATATGGATTCTATTTTCTTAGGATGCATGATAGCTATTTCTTCAACGACTATTATTATAAAAGCACTTGATGAGCTTGGACTTAAAAATAAAAAATTCGTTGATCTGGTCTTCGGTATATTAATAGTAGAGGATTTAGCAGCAATTTTAATGCTTGTTGCCTTAACAAATATATCATTAACTTCGAGCGTAGGTGCTTTCGATCTCCTCATTGCTGGAGGAAAATTAGCCCTCGTCGTGAGCATCTGGTTTTTAGTCGGTATTTTTATTGTCCCTCGCTTTGTCAAAAAAGTAAGTCAACAAAATAACAATGAAATGCTTATTGTCGTCTCTATCGGCTTGTGCCTTTGTTTAGTTGCTTTGGCATCTTATTTTAATTATTCGGTTGCTCTTGGCGCATTTATTATGGGATCAATTATTTCTGAAACTCCTGAGTCCCATCAAATTGAAAACTTATTACAACCATTGAAAGATATTTTTGGTGCTGTCTTTTTTGTTTCTGTAGGAATGTTGCTTGATCCCCACGCTATTCTCAATAATATTTCATCTATCTTAATCATTACAGCCGCTATTGTTTTTGGCAAATTATTTTCAGTTACCTTTGGTGCAATTGTCACTGGTCAAACTTTAACAAATTCCGTTAAAACTGGTTTTAGTATGGCACAAATAGGCGAGTTTTCATTTATTATTGCTTCTCTTGGCCTCAGTTTTAAAGTGATTAACGAAAGTATCTATCCAATTATAGTGACAGCATCTTTGATTACAACATTCACAACTCCCTATTTAATTCGCTACTCTGCAAAAATTGCAAACTCTTTAGAACAAAAAATGCCGATAAGTATTAAAAATAAACTCACTCATTATACCAGTTGGTTTCAAAGAATCACAGTTGTCGAAGACAAACAAAAAGATTTAAATAAGAAATTACTGCAGTGGATATTAAATTTATTCGTTGTTATCGCAGTTTTCTTATTAATTTCAGAAAAAATATCACCCATAATTAGTAATTACATACAAAAAGAACTTGTGGTAAAAGTTATATCTTGGCTGGTAGCATTTATTCTTGCCTCACCCAGTATATGGGCAATGTTAAATATTTTTAAAATCAAATACGAAAGAAATCTTAAAAACATCATCGGTAAAGAAGTGATATCACTTTTCGTCAGCAGGACACTAACAATTTTTATCATAGGCCTTCTCAGTTTGAAATTCTTCCCTTCACCCTTGACATTAGTGGCGACAATAATTGCTTCTATTCTTTTTATGATTCTCTTTAGAAATAGGATTGGAAAATATTACAATTGGATTGAAAGCCAATTTAGTTCTTCATATAATCTAGAAGAAAAAACAAAGCCACATCAACCTATATTATATGAACAACTTGCTCCTTGGGATGCGCATCTTGTCGATATAAAAGTCCCTATTAATTCATTTGTCATAGGAAAAAGCATTGTCGATCTCAATCTAAGACAAAAATATGGAATAACAATTGTAGCGATAGAACGTGGCGAACACACCATTGTTTCACCGGATATAAACGATATTATTTATCCATCAGATACTTTACTTTGCTTTTCAACCGATCAAGAAATAGATATATTTAAAGCGGAACTCGAAAATTCAAATAATATTGTTCAATCATCTAAAGTCATTCCTGAGTATGATCTTAAAAGATTTTTCATAAATAGAAGTTCATATATTAATGGTTTATCTATAAAAGACTCCGCAGTGAGAGAAAAATTTAATTGCATAATAGTTGGTATTGAAAGAAATAATGAACGAATTAAAAATCCAAATTCATCGACAATATTACTTGCCGATGACATTCTTTGGGTTGTTGGAGAAGTCAATAAACTTGAACTTTTTGCGCTAAAAATTTAA